The following coding sequences lie in one Fimbriimonadaceae bacterium genomic window:
- the trpA gene encoding tryptophan synthase subunit alpha, which yields MGKISERFAELQKRGEKALVLFVTAGDPDLEELPSILTTLQEAGADLIEVGIPFSDPIADGPVIQASSQRALDRGVTPRAVLAAIGQANIEVPVVLMGYYNPVLRFGLDSFAETASGHGANGTIISDLTPEESSAWIDASRAHSLDNIFLAAPTSTDARLDEVCRRASGFVYAVSRTGVTGHASEVPLEVSGLVGRLKARTELPVCVGFGISRPDHVRMVCQVADGAVVGSWLVNLLAEEWQEGRGRDQVLKAVRELEDATR from the coding sequence CGGCTGGAGACCCTGACCTCGAAGAGCTCCCCTCGATCCTCACGACATTGCAGGAAGCGGGCGCCGATCTGATCGAAGTCGGCATTCCATTCAGTGATCCCATCGCCGATGGCCCCGTCATCCAAGCCTCAAGTCAGCGGGCGCTCGACCGTGGCGTCACTCCACGCGCCGTGCTTGCCGCAATAGGGCAAGCAAACATAGAGGTGCCCGTTGTGCTGATGGGCTATTACAACCCCGTGCTTCGTTTTGGGCTTGATTCCTTTGCCGAAACAGCTTCGGGCCACGGTGCAAACGGAACTATCATTAGCGACCTAACTCCAGAAGAATCAAGCGCTTGGATTGATGCAAGCCGTGCGCACAGTCTCGACAACATCTTTCTAGCTGCCCCCACAAGCACCGACGCACGCCTCGACGAAGTTTGTCGGCGAGCATCCGGCTTTGTTTATGCTGTTTCCCGAACCGGGGTCACGGGTCATGCAAGTGAGGTTCCGCTCGAAGTCAGTGGGCTCGTCGGGCGGCTCAAAGCGAGAACAGAGTTGCCCGTCTGCGTGGGCTTCGGCATCAGCCGACCTGACCACGTTCGGATGGTATGCCAAGTCGCCGATGGGGCCGTTGTTGGCTCATGGCTCGTGAACCTTCTCGCCGAAGAATGGCAAGAGGGACGAGGAAGAGATCAAGTTCTAAAGGCCGTCCGCGAATTGGAGGACGCCACCCGATAG
- a CDS encoding prolyl oligopeptidase family serine peptidase: MFAVSLFAGIAMAVSLSQAPERYAPVKDTQKPPRQPYLRYFTQDKFDRKITFYLSENPGGKKLPLAVYVQGSGCQSCFVMQGEAVVPAGGHIVVNEIAVDKARALIIEKPGVKYLDDPKEGGARGASKEFLEQHTLDRWAEAVEAAIKAAHKLPDIDASKLLVIGHSEGGLVAARVAKDLRASHVAVMAGGGPSQLFDILSRAREGVFFNDDGSTPESREAYVLDEWKSIQADPMSTEKFFFGHPNRRWSTFLASSPIAELSDYKGKVFIAQGAEDKGVDPKSAEVLFAALLAKGVNVKLDVVANANHSFRILNDPKIDGWKLELQKILDWYLQSVM, from the coding sequence ATGTTTGCTGTCTCGCTCTTTGCTGGCATTGCTATGGCCGTATCGCTCTCCCAAGCGCCTGAACGCTATGCCCCGGTCAAGGACACCCAAAAGCCGCCGCGCCAGCCCTATCTGCGCTACTTCACACAGGATAAGTTCGACCGAAAGATCACGTTCTATCTTTCGGAGAACCCAGGCGGGAAGAAGCTGCCGCTAGCTGTCTATGTGCAGGGGTCGGGATGCCAGTCCTGCTTTGTCATGCAGGGCGAGGCGGTGGTCCCCGCTGGCGGGCATATCGTCGTGAACGAGATCGCCGTCGACAAAGCGCGGGCCTTGATCATCGAGAAGCCAGGTGTGAAGTATCTCGATGATCCTAAGGAGGGCGGTGCAAGGGGAGCCTCCAAGGAGTTCTTGGAGCAGCACACCCTCGACCGCTGGGCCGAGGCCGTCGAAGCCGCGATCAAAGCGGCCCACAAACTGCCAGACATCGACGCCTCAAAGCTCCTTGTGATCGGGCATTCGGAGGGCGGACTGGTCGCGGCTCGGGTGGCGAAGGACCTTCGTGCGAGCCATGTCGCCGTCATGGCAGGGGGAGGCCCGAGCCAGCTCTTCGATATTCTCAGCCGTGCCCGCGAGGGTGTGTTTTTTAACGACGATGGCTCGACGCCGGAGAGCCGAGAAGCGTATGTGCTGGACGAATGGAAGAGCATCCAGGCCGATCCGATGAGCACCGAGAAGTTCTTCTTTGGGCATCCGAATCGTCGTTGGTCCACATTCCTGGCGTCGTCTCCCATTGCCGAACTGTCGGACTATAAGGGGAAGGTCTTTATCGCGCAGGGGGCCGAAGACAAGGGAGTCGATCCCAAAAGCGCGGAAGTCCTTTTTGCGGCTCTCCTGGCGAAGGGCGTGAATGTAAAGCTCGACGTGGTGGCGAATGCAAACCACAGCTTTAGGATTCTGAACGATCCCAAGATCGACGGGTGGAAGCTTGAGCTCCAAAAAATTCTGGATTGGTATTTGCAGTCAGTGATGTAG